From the Candidatus Binataceae bacterium genome, one window contains:
- a CDS encoding transglycosylase SLT domain-containing protein, producing MKIPLTIDYLALREAIKHQIYIAPDGHAELWSGGDNCQFLNAINPDFSRIGTALKFETAANLALGVPIGANCLTPIKWNGFIEAATAPYITPDLQLKFHVRDLNLLDAHHKKSVFVGKGFDLIKQYFIPRFESFTYDLNPAVQQLGALAEAASTPDVADRIRTAMATLRSEPDVTPTDGGVRITLVITVPNENGAIAAGTPAPLTPEEVAAFQKLLDQWDAFLAFAIKQMGIAAGDEQFRRDIMQILLDSRFRLVAALSTGPASVGPDPVRALFLDEWNQLHDAVKAAAVRGTLGARGLELMSFISAGDALFALDQAAPALGMRISADDLRRLAHILAPAATGDPLAYDYTEDPELKKLFDVPEPPEMPGKLEETDAPIPLPGESPTAMTPTPSPSAGTTAIVSPSPTLPAQSPSSTPSIVPTISTPAVPPTIAPSLTPTPSPTATPASTSWLSWPLRILSPADAYADEPGILGKLENVAHVLRRAVVNAANSELYRNNMGQLLDLSAQRQLSIDQVDTRFQPVYKNLVLSAAWQESCWRQFVLADGHVRWLESSTGDIGLMQVNKRVWRGFYNIDRLKWDVLYNAGAGAEILSRMMEYAVRSGGRDPRGDALARSAYAGYNGGPAALHRWMRREPAEQRAIDNAFWKKYQAVQHSQSIDIMSCAESWGHAPGH from the coding sequence GTGAAGATTCCGCTTACGATCGATTATCTCGCTCTGCGCGAAGCTATCAAGCATCAGATTTACATCGCGCCTGACGGGCATGCGGAACTCTGGAGCGGCGGCGACAACTGCCAGTTTCTGAACGCCATCAACCCGGACTTCAGCCGCATCGGCACCGCGCTGAAATTCGAGACTGCGGCGAATCTCGCGCTCGGCGTCCCGATCGGCGCCAACTGCCTCACGCCGATCAAATGGAATGGGTTCATCGAGGCCGCGACCGCGCCCTATATCACGCCGGACCTGCAGCTCAAGTTTCACGTCCGCGATCTCAACCTGTTGGATGCGCATCACAAGAAGTCAGTTTTCGTCGGCAAGGGCTTCGACCTTATCAAGCAATACTTCATCCCGCGCTTCGAGAGCTTCACTTACGATCTAAACCCCGCGGTGCAGCAGTTGGGCGCACTCGCCGAGGCCGCCTCCACGCCCGACGTCGCCGACCGTATCCGCACCGCGATGGCGACGCTGCGCAGCGAGCCCGACGTGACACCGACCGATGGTGGAGTGCGCATCACGCTGGTGATCACGGTGCCGAACGAGAATGGCGCAATCGCGGCCGGCACGCCCGCGCCGCTTACGCCCGAGGAGGTCGCGGCCTTTCAGAAGTTGCTCGATCAGTGGGACGCGTTCCTGGCGTTCGCGATTAAGCAGATGGGTATCGCGGCCGGCGACGAGCAGTTTCGCAGGGACATCATGCAGATTCTGCTCGACAGCCGCTTCCGCCTCGTCGCGGCACTGTCGACCGGCCCCGCGAGCGTCGGCCCGGACCCTGTGCGCGCGCTGTTCCTCGACGAGTGGAATCAGCTTCACGACGCCGTGAAAGCTGCTGCTGTGCGCGGGACGCTCGGCGCGCGTGGACTCGAGCTGATGTCCTTCATCTCCGCAGGCGACGCGCTGTTCGCACTCGACCAGGCCGCTCCGGCGCTCGGCATGCGAATCTCGGCCGACGATCTGCGCCGCCTCGCGCATATTCTCGCGCCGGCGGCGACGGGCGATCCACTCGCATACGACTACACCGAAGATCCCGAGTTGAAAAAATTGTTCGACGTTCCGGAACCGCCCGAGATGCCGGGCAAGCTGGAAGAAACCGACGCGCCGATCCCCCTTCCGGGAGAATCGCCCACGGCGATGACCCCGACGCCGTCGCCGTCAGCAGGAACGACGGCGATAGTTTCGCCATCGCCGACTCTGCCGGCGCAATCGCCGTCTTCGACGCCGTCGATCGTGCCGACTATTTCAACGCCCGCGGTTCCACCAACCATCGCGCCGTCGCTGACGCCGACGCCGAGTCCCACTGCAACGCCGGCCTCGACGTCGTGGCTGTCGTGGCCGCTCAGGATCCTTTCGCCTGCCGACGCATACGCCGACGAGCCGGGAATTCTGGGCAAGCTGGAAAACGTCGCGCACGTGCTCAGACGCGCCGTCGTCAACGCGGCCAATTCCGAGCTCTATCGCAACAACATGGGGCAACTGCTCGATCTCAGTGCCCAGCGCCAACTTTCGATCGACCAAGTCGATACACGCTTTCAGCCGGTTTACAAAAATCTCGTGCTCAGCGCGGCGTGGCAGGAGAGCTGCTGGCGCCAGTTCGTGTTGGCCGACGGGCACGTGCGATGGCTTGAATCGTCGACCGGCGACATTGGCCTGATGCAGGTGAACAAGCGTGTGTGGCGCGGCTTCTACAATATCGACCGCCTGAAGTGGGACGTGCTCTACAACGCGGGTGCAGGCGCAGAAATCCTCAGCCGCATGATGGAATACGCGGTAAGATCGGGCGGGCGCGATCCGCGTGGCGACGCGCTCGCGCGCTCGGCGTACGCTGGTTACAACGGCGGTCCCGCCGCGTTGCATCGATGGATGCGGCGTGAGCCGGCCGAGCAGCGTGCGATCGACAACGCCTTCTGGAAAAAGTATCAGGCCGTGCAGCACAGCCAATCGATCGATATCATGAGCTGCGCCGAGTCCTGGGGCCATGCGCCGGGGCACTGA
- a CDS encoding alpha-isopropylmalate synthase regulatory domain-containing protein: MTSDRQSGRQENFYEAEAPQASRELAELRTARDYVAPFEIVRRRVIDDLFEGKMTIDATVVIRVGNIEETEAASGVGVVHALDVALRKALLKYFPYLADVKVTETYQHATGESTEADVVSIKKFSDGNLIWTTLAKSANTIEAGWQSLLDGYEWRICTENMRNNRASSNPRLSRR; encoded by the coding sequence ATGACTTCCGATCGGCAATCCGGTCGTCAGGAAAACTTCTACGAGGCTGAGGCGCCGCAGGCGTCGCGCGAGCTCGCCGAGTTGCGCACCGCCCGCGACTACGTGGCGCCGTTCGAGATCGTGCGCCGCCGCGTTATTGACGACCTGTTCGAAGGCAAGATGACGATCGACGCCACCGTCGTCATTCGCGTCGGCAATATCGAAGAGACCGAAGCCGCCTCGGGCGTCGGCGTCGTGCATGCACTCGACGTCGCGCTGCGCAAGGCGCTGCTCAAGTATTTCCCGTATCTGGCCGACGTTAAGGTCACCGAGACCTACCAACACGCCACCGGAGAATCGACCGAGGCCGACGTCGTATCGATCAAGAAATTCTCCGACGGCAATCTGATCTGGACCACGCTCGCCAAATCCGCCAACACGATCGAAGCGGGATGGCAGTCCCTGCTAGACGGCTACGAATGGCGCATCTGCACGGAGAACATGCGGAACAATCGCGCCAGCAGCAATCCCCGTCTGTCACGCCGGTGA
- a CDS encoding DUF393 domain-containing protein, with the protein MPGRSGKAPPGKLAVLYDGSCEMCVASIAKLNRFDNSGALEMFDLDDARARAEFPELKREDLVRELHVVDEGGRIFRGARAINEILGRQHGVRKLLSYLWYVPGYAWLADRQYKKIAASRYDRDADGRLKSTAAAPR; encoded by the coding sequence GTGCCGGGCCGCAGCGGCAAGGCTCCACCTGGAAAGCTCGCGGTGCTTTACGATGGCTCGTGCGAGATGTGTGTCGCGAGCATTGCCAAGCTCAATCGATTCGACAATTCCGGCGCGCTCGAGATGTTTGATCTCGACGACGCGCGCGCCCGTGCCGAGTTTCCTGAGCTAAAACGCGAAGACCTTGTGCGCGAGCTTCACGTCGTCGATGAGGGCGGACGAATTTTTCGTGGCGCTCGCGCGATCAACGAGATCCTCGGCCGACAGCATGGCGTCAGAAAACTGCTCTCCTATCTCTGGTACGTGCCGGGCTACGCCTGGCTCGCCGACCGCCAGTACAAAAAGATCGCCGCCTCGCGCTACGATCGCGACGCCGACGGCCGCCTGAAATCCACGGCCGCCGCGCCACGCTGA
- a CDS encoding alpha/beta hydrolase, giving the protein MFEYFQTNYAWNLAIVTALEMGAVASDIDSVCRPLRAVEAAESAVATPAWVKAWCDLGDRLTRQAHADVTAGHHRSAGRKNLRAALYYMMAERPVSPRDMRKAELYALALKAFRAGVELRGDPAEFVEIPYRGSKLPAVFVRANSIAPAPCVIQFNGFDWVKEFNYLMTAEEYARRGIASLFVDQPGSGGALRLNGIAGDPESEKPATACIDYLATRSDVDPSRIGIQAASLGGYYAPRAAAFEKRLKCCVALGAFFDAEDVMAMRTAHGDRYARSVPEVDDQMMWVAGAKSMPEALMFLKRLTLKAVADKITCPLLVMHGGADRQIPIDHGQKTYDAAINSANRKLVVLGPEDGGVEHCSIDNVPLSIEIAADWIADVMHPTPAM; this is encoded by the coding sequence ATGTTCGAATACTTCCAGACCAACTACGCGTGGAACCTGGCGATCGTGACGGCGCTCGAAATGGGCGCGGTCGCCTCCGACATCGACTCGGTATGCCGCCCGCTGCGGGCGGTCGAAGCGGCGGAATCCGCGGTCGCAACGCCGGCGTGGGTCAAAGCCTGGTGCGATCTTGGCGATCGATTGACGCGCCAGGCTCATGCCGATGTGACTGCCGGTCATCATCGGAGCGCGGGACGCAAGAACCTGCGCGCCGCGCTTTACTACATGATGGCGGAGCGGCCGGTTAGTCCACGCGACATGCGCAAGGCCGAGCTTTACGCGCTCGCGCTCAAGGCATTCCGCGCCGGCGTCGAGCTACGTGGCGATCCCGCGGAGTTCGTCGAAATTCCATATCGCGGCTCGAAGCTGCCCGCGGTGTTCGTGCGCGCCAATTCGATCGCCCCCGCGCCGTGCGTCATCCAGTTCAACGGCTTCGACTGGGTCAAGGAGTTCAACTACCTGATGACCGCCGAAGAATACGCGCGCCGCGGTATCGCGAGCCTCTTCGTCGATCAGCCCGGCAGCGGCGGCGCGCTTCGGTTGAATGGTATCGCGGGCGACCCTGAGTCCGAGAAACCTGCGACCGCGTGTATCGATTACCTCGCGACGCGGAGCGATGTTGACCCCTCGCGAATCGGAATCCAGGCGGCGAGCCTCGGCGGCTACTACGCGCCGCGCGCCGCAGCGTTTGAGAAGCGTCTTAAATGCTGCGTCGCGCTGGGCGCCTTCTTCGACGCGGAAGACGTGATGGCGATGCGCACGGCGCACGGCGATCGCTACGCGCGCTCGGTGCCTGAGGTCGATGACCAGATGATGTGGGTAGCGGGGGCGAAATCGATGCCCGAGGCGCTTATGTTTCTGAAGCGGCTGACGTTGAAGGCGGTCGCCGATAAAATCACCTGCCCGTTGCTCGTGATGCATGGCGGCGCGGATCGGCAGATTCCGATCGATCACGGGCAGAAGACTTACGATGCGGCGATCAACAGCGCGAATCGAAAGCTAGTGGTGCTCGGACCCGAGGATGGCGGCGTCGAGCATTGCTCGATCGACAACGTGCCGCTGTCAATTGAGATCGCAGCCGATTGGATCGCCGACGTGATGCATCCGACGCCGGCAATGTGA
- a CDS encoding TetR/AcrR family transcriptional regulator — protein sequence MTDHLVTSSGTKRVHAPRQRRSHETMERVLATFTRMLERKPFEAITIAELARRSRVAVTSIYARFADKQALVLAAHDRHREAVLQLVDRELDPARWQGKDLETIVRECLGPMIAGWWRNVPLIRAALLVNDREINERAAEMLRHISERLALLLGPHLTWLSPSERDQAIDFAFRGVMAVMHQRLVFGEVEPMRFHLTQEELNSRLVDQFLTLALGARRESKRPGRSSRTATKPARRI from the coding sequence ATGACCGATCATCTCGTGACATCCTCGGGAACCAAGCGCGTGCATGCGCCGCGGCAGCGGCGCTCGCATGAAACGATGGAGCGGGTGCTCGCCACCTTTACCCGGATGCTCGAGCGCAAGCCCTTCGAGGCGATCACGATCGCCGAGCTGGCGCGCCGCTCACGCGTCGCCGTTACTTCTATCTACGCGCGTTTTGCCGACAAGCAGGCGCTCGTGCTCGCCGCCCACGATCGCCATCGCGAGGCGGTTCTTCAGCTCGTCGATCGCGAGCTCGATCCGGCCCGATGGCAGGGCAAGGACCTCGAGACGATCGTGCGCGAGTGCCTCGGGCCAATGATCGCCGGATGGTGGCGCAACGTGCCGCTTATCCGCGCGGCTCTCCTGGTCAACGATCGCGAGATCAACGAGCGCGCGGCCGAGATGCTGCGGCACATCTCCGAGCGCCTCGCCCTACTGCTCGGACCGCATCTGACGTGGCTTTCGCCATCCGAGCGCGACCAGGCGATCGACTTCGCGTTCCGCGGCGTGATGGCCGTGATGCACCAGCGGCTGGTCTTCGGTGAGGTCGAGCCGATGCGTTTTCATCTCACGCAAGAGGAATTGAATTCGCGGCTGGTCGATCAATTCCTCACGCTTGCGCTCGGAGCGCGCCGCGAATCGAAACGCCCGGGCCGCTCATCGCGGACAGCAACCAAACCCGCAAGGAGGATTTGA
- the ogt gene encoding methylated-DNA--[protein]-cysteine S-methyltransferase — MELLLDRIKTPIGVMLLVSDGESLRAADFSDYESRMHRYLRLHYGEYSLKDARNPGHLSDRIRAYFDGDLTAIDKIPAKTGGTPFQRDVWQRLRKIRVGTTTTYGELALQIGKPSASRAVGMANGSNPVVLVLPCHRVIGASGALTGYGGGLDRKRWLLNHEGARPAQRELLGK; from the coding sequence GTGGAACTGCTGCTTGATCGCATCAAAACGCCGATTGGTGTGATGCTGCTGGTCTCCGACGGCGAGTCGCTCCGCGCCGCCGATTTCTCTGACTACGAATCGCGGATGCATCGGTACCTGCGTCTCCACTACGGCGAATATTCGCTCAAGGATGCGCGCAACCCCGGGCACCTCAGCGATCGGATTCGCGCGTACTTCGATGGCGACCTCACTGCGATCGACAAAATCCCCGCAAAGACCGGCGGGACGCCGTTCCAGCGCGACGTGTGGCAGCGCCTGCGCAAGATTCGCGTCGGCACCACCACGACCTACGGCGAGCTCGCGCTTCAGATCGGCAAGCCCAGCGCGAGCCGCGCGGTTGGAATGGCTAACGGCTCGAATCCTGTTGTGCTCGTGCTTCCGTGCCATCGCGTGATCGGCGCGAGCGGCGCGCTGACCGGCTACGGCGGCGGCCTCGATCGCAAGCGCTGGCTGCTCAATCATGAAGGCGCGCGGCCGGCTCAGCGCGAACTCCTCGGCAAGTGA